The sequence below is a genomic window from Agrobacterium tumefaciens.
TGTGCCATCGGGATAGCTGCCCTGTACATATTCTACCAGCTACCTGGCATTGCATCGGCGCTGGCGTCTGGCGGCGCCTCGCTGGTCTATGGTTACACGACCGCACGCGATGCGCATGAAGGCATGCTGGCCAGAGCAGCCTCCCACACCGGCCGGATGATCGGTCGCGGTGCTCGGTTTGCCCGCCGCGCCTTCGGATCAAGAAATGCCGGCGTATGACACCCAGTCCAGAACATTAGATAAAGGCCTGCTGAATGATTAAGCCTGCCCTGTTGATCGTCTTTTCAGCCACGCTTGTCGGCTGCGCTTCGATGACCTACCCATTGCCGAACTGCGACGGCTATTCGCGCCGCCCATTGAACCGCTCGATGTGGGACTGGGAGGGCGGCAGCAAGCTGAAACAGCAGCAATCCAACACGAGTTCGTCCACGTCCCTCACACCTTTCGTAAAAGAGGCCAGCGAGACTTCCGCTTTTGCGCATCTGGACATCGACGGTTCCTATCGCCGTTGTGAGGGATGAAACATGGTGACGACAGATAATCTCAAGAGCTACTTCGACAAAGCACGTCGTTTCGACCAGGACCGGATGATCCAGGTCGAGCGATCGAACAGGATTGCCTGGTCGATCGCCATAGTTTCAGGCATTGTCGCCGCTGTAGCCGTCTTCGCGGTCGCGTGTCTCACACCCCTCAAGACGGTTGAACCCTTTGTGGTGCGCGTCGACAATTCGACCGGCATTGTCGACGTCGTGTCAGCGCTGACATCGACGGCTGGCACCTACGATGAGGCGGTGACGAAATATTTCGCTGCAAAATATGTCCGGGCCCGCGAGGGTTACGTCTGGAGTGAAGCACAGGAAAATTTCCGCACCATCGCCCTCTTGTCGACGCAAGCGGAGCAAACGCGTTTCGCGGCCCTCTACCGTGGCAGCAACCCGCAATCGCCCCAGAATACTTATGGTCGCGGGGCTACAGCAAGGATCGATATCGCCTCAATCTCCCTCATCAATCAGAATGTCGTTTCCGTACGCTACATGCGAACCATCACGCGTGGCGAGGAAGTACGAACGACCCATTGGGTTGCGTCGATCACCTATTCCTACGCGAACGCTCCGATGTCCTCGACGGACCGGCTCGTAAACCCGCTCGGTTTCGTCGTCAGCGAGTATCGCGCTGATCCGGAGGAGGTGAGATGATGCGCATCCCTCGAATTCCTGCACTCATCGTGACCCTTTCGATGTCGCCGGCGTTTGCGCTTGAGATACCCCGAGGTGCCTCGCAAGACAGTCGTATCCGGTTCGTGAACTACCAACCCTACAATATCACGCGGGTGGTCGGCACTCTGCGGTCATCCGTACAGGTCGAGTTCGCGGCGGACGAGGAAATCGCCCATGTCGCGCTCGGCAACAGCGTCGCCTGGGAAGTTGCGCCGGCCGGCAACATCCTGTTCCTGAAGCCACGCGAGAGCCAGCCGGTGACGAATATTTCCGTGGTTACGACGCGCAGGGACGGCTCGACCCGCAGCTACCAGATGGAACTGACGGCGCGCGATGGCTCCGTAGAGGCTGGCCAAAACACCTACTTCTACGTGAAGTACAGGTATCCAGGCGATGACGCCGAGCTTCGCCGCCAGCAGGCAGCGTCGAGGGCTCTCGCGGCCCAGGCGAAGGACGCCGACAATGTGCTGGCGCTTCACGAAGCCTATGGCCCTCGAAACTGGCGCTATTCTTCTCAGGGATCGCAGGCACTGGAGCCGCAAAGCGTCTACGACAACGGCAAGATTACAACGTTCGCCTTTGTGGGTAACCAGGAAATGCCCGCGATCTATATGGAGAACTCCGACGGCTCCGAAAGCCTTGTTCCGAAGTCGGTCGATGGAGATCTAGTGATGGTGCACGCGATCAGCCACAAGTTCATCTTGCGTCGGGGCAAGGATGTGCTCTGCGTCTTCAACGAAGCCTACGACCGCGTCGGTATCAATCCTGACACCAACACAACGTCTCCTTCGGTGGAGCGCGTCGTGAAGCGCGACGTTACCGGGCGATAGGGAAGGGAACAGTCATGGCTCAGGAAGACGAGGATCGCATCCCCGGAGAGCGTGCCGAAACCGTCACCAGTCGTCAGATCGACAACAGCCCTCTCTTGAAACGCGGCGCTGTTGCCATTGCGATCATCGCGTTTGTCAGCTTCGCGCTT
It includes:
- the virB9 gene encoding P-type conjugative transfer protein VirB9, with amino-acid sequence MMRIPRIPALIVTLSMSPAFALEIPRGASQDSRIRFVNYQPYNITRVVGTLRSSVQVEFAADEEIAHVALGNSVAWEVAPAGNILFLKPRESQPVTNISVVTTRRDGSTRSYQMELTARDGSVEAGQNTYFYVKYRYPGDDAELRRQQAASRALAAQAKDADNVLALHEAYGPRNWRYSSQGSQALEPQSVYDNGKITTFAFVGNQEMPAIYMENSDGSESLVPKSVDGDLVMVHAISHKFILRRGKDVLCVFNEAYDRVGINPDTNTTSPSVERVVKRDVTGR
- a CDS encoding virB8 family protein produces the protein MVTTDNLKSYFDKARRFDQDRMIQVERSNRIAWSIAIVSGIVAAVAVFAVACLTPLKTVEPFVVRVDNSTGIVDVVSALTSTAGTYDEAVTKYFAAKYVRAREGYVWSEAQENFRTIALLSTQAEQTRFAALYRGSNPQSPQNTYGRGATARIDIASISLINQNVVSVRYMRTITRGEEVRTTHWVASITYSYANAPMSSTDRLVNPLGFVVSEYRADPEEVR